From a single Brassica rapa cultivar Chiifu-401-42 chromosome A01, CAAS_Brap_v3.01, whole genome shotgun sequence genomic region:
- the LOC103849929 gene encoding casparian strip membrane protein 2, translated as MKNESTVIDVPAESSSAMKGSAPLIGVARDHTTSDSGGYKRGLSIFDFLLRLAAIIAASVAAGTMFTSDETLPFFTQFLQFEAGYDDLPTFQFFVIAMSMISGYLLLSLPFSVVTIVRPLATAPRLLLLVLDTAAMAFNMAAASSAAAIGYLAHNGNQNTNWLPICQQFGDFCQKTSGAVVSSFVSVVFFIMLVVLSGVALKRH; from the exons AAAGGATCAGCTCCTCTAATCGGTGTGGCTAGAGACCACACTACTAGTGACTCAGGTGGATACAAGAGAGGTCTCTCAATCTTCGACTTCCTCCTCCGTTTAGCTGCCATTATTGCAGCATCAGTAGCCGCTGGAACGATGTTTACAAGCGACGAGACTCTTCCCTTCTTTACACAGTTCTTACAGTTCGAAGCTGGCTACGACGATCTACCAACTTTCCA GTTCTTTGTGATTGCCATGTCCATGATCTCAGGATACCTCCTCCTATCTCTCCCTTTCTCCGTAGTCACCATCGTTCGCCCTCTCGCCACAGCCCCAAGACTCCTCTTGCTCGTTCTAGACACT GCGGCAATGGCGTTTAACATGGCAGCTGCGTCATCGGCTGCGGCGATAGGGTATCTAGCACACAATGGAAACCAGAACACGAACTGGCTCCCCATTTGCCAACAGTTTGGAGACTTCTGTCAGAAAACCAGTGGAGCTGTGGTCTCCTCCTTTGTCTCGGTCGTCTTCTTCATCATGCTCGTCGTCCTCTCCGGTGTCGCTCTCAAAAGGCACTAA